A single region of the Candidatus Protochlamydia amoebophila UWE25 genome encodes:
- the rpsI gene encoding 30S ribosomal protein S9, which produces MLEETVATGRRKTAVASVRLRSGNGKIDINGRSLEEYFPLEIQRRTVFAPLENLGGNNRYDMVIRVKGGGVEAQAIAIRLGLARALVENDENLRHEFKSHGYLTRDSRKKERKKYGRAGARKRFQFSKR; this is translated from the coding sequence ATGTTAGAAGAAACAGTAGCAACTGGACGACGAAAAACAGCTGTTGCGTCCGTTAGACTTAGAAGTGGAAATGGCAAAATTGATATTAATGGAAGATCCCTTGAAGAGTATTTCCCACTAGAAATTCAAAGAAGAACCGTATTTGCTCCTCTCGAAAATCTCGGCGGTAATAATCGTTATGATATGGTTATTCGTGTAAAAGGCGGTGGTGTTGAAGCTCAAGCTATAGCTATTCGTTTAGGATTAGCTAGAGCTCTAGTTGAAAATGATGAAAATTTACGTCATGAGTTCAAAAGCCATGGTTATTTGACACGAGATTCACGTAAGAAAGAACGCAAAAAATATGGCCGTGCTGGAGCTCGTAAACGATTCCAATTCTCTAAACGTTAA
- a CDS encoding YqgE/AlgH family protein, with protein sequence MENMPYSQIQKGTFLIATPDIDSGFFFRGVILICEHNANGSFGLLINKSLDLELPEEIVNSEHLINPYISIRSGGPVQTNQMMLLHTSSQIQQQTLMITEGVYLGGDLQFLQDAITDQNGPHIHLCFGYSGWGAGQLEREFLDGHWFLHPAELRHVFYISPDKLWQHLLREMGGKYATLSMIPEDLSLN encoded by the coding sequence ATGGAAAACATGCCTTATTCTCAAATCCAGAAAGGAACTTTTTTAATTGCCACTCCTGATATTGATTCAGGTTTTTTCTTTCGTGGTGTCATTTTAATTTGTGAGCATAATGCCAACGGGTCTTTTGGCTTATTGATTAATAAGAGCTTAGACTTAGAACTCCCTGAAGAAATTGTAAATTCTGAACACTTAATCAATCCTTATATTAGTATTCGATCGGGAGGACCGGTTCAAACTAACCAAATGATGCTTCTTCATACCTCTAGTCAAATTCAGCAACAAACCTTGATGATTACAGAAGGTGTTTATCTTGGAGGAGACCTACAATTTTTACAAGATGCAATTACAGATCAAAATGGACCTCATATTCACTTATGTTTTGGTTATTCAGGCTGGGGAGCAGGTCAGTTAGAAAGAGAATTCTTGGATGGGCACTGGTTTTTACATCCAGCAGAATTAAGGCATGTTTTTTATATTTCACCTGATAAACTATGGCAACATCTTTTACGTGAAATGGGAGGCAAATATGCTACCCTATCGATGATTCCTGAGGACTTATCTTTAAATTAA
- the rplM gene encoding 50S ribosomal protein L13, translating to MQKTFTPNKNEIKLKWFVLDATGKTLGRLTSEIAKILRGKHKPTYTTYMDCGDGVIVVNADKVEVTGSKEAQKIYHYYTGSMSGLREIPYRTMKARKPEYIIEHAVKGMMPKTRLARQQIKKLRVFAGKEHDLAAQQPIHVNI from the coding sequence ATGCAAAAGACGTTTACTCCGAATAAAAATGAAATAAAACTTAAGTGGTTTGTTTTAGATGCAACCGGAAAGACTTTAGGTCGCTTGACATCTGAGATTGCAAAAATTCTTCGTGGAAAGCATAAACCTACTTACACAACTTATATGGATTGTGGAGATGGTGTTATTGTGGTCAACGCTGATAAAGTAGAAGTCACGGGTTCTAAAGAAGCTCAAAAAATTTATCATTATTATACAGGTTCTATGAGCGGTTTGAGAGAAATCCCTTACCGTACAATGAAAGCTCGTAAGCCTGAATATATCATTGAGCATGCCGTTAAAGGAATGATGCCTAAGACGCGCTTGGCAAGACAACAAATTAAAAAATTGCGTGTATTTGCCGGAAAAGAGCATGATTTAGCTGCTCAACAACCAATCCACGTTAACATTTAA
- the miaB gene encoding tRNA (N6-isopentenyl adenosine(37)-C2)-methylthiotransferase MiaB — translation MRSLKKFFVKTYGCQMNELDSEIMIGQLENRGLTRSHDENDADLLIFNTCSIRDLAERKVMGKLGKLGLTKQSQAIIGVTGCMANAKKDSLFQKLPHIDFVLGTNNIHDLNHVLDEVLASGKQSIRTDDHFEFELDYLNAKREDQIKAYVSIIRGCDKFCTYCVVPYTRGSEVSRAPENILEECRHLVNQGYKEITLLGQNVNSYGKDKLEWKCLFHDLLYQLDKIPGLERVRFMTSHPVDISKELMEAIRDLKTLCEFVHFPLQAGSNRVLKKMHRIYTVEQYLEKVQMLKEIVPNVALGTDIIVGFPTETEEEFQETYRLLKEIEYSVAFLFSYSPRKGTPAMRWRDDVPEEVKQDRLQRLLQLQDTIYMKHRQAFLGQTVEVLVERRNFKDDRLVKGRTRCWKNVLFTGGDELVGTMQQVKIHGYSHQTLLGDLQ, via the coding sequence ATGCGATCATTAAAAAAGTTTTTTGTCAAAACTTACGGCTGTCAAATGAATGAACTCGATTCAGAAATTATGATTGGCCAATTAGAAAATCGAGGGCTGACTCGTAGTCATGATGAAAATGACGCCGATCTTTTGATTTTTAACACTTGCTCTATCCGAGATCTCGCAGAAAGAAAAGTCATGGGCAAATTAGGAAAATTAGGATTAACTAAACAAAGTCAAGCAATTATTGGCGTAACCGGGTGTATGGCTAATGCTAAAAAAGACTCCCTATTCCAAAAACTTCCTCATATTGACTTTGTTCTTGGTACTAACAATATCCATGATTTAAACCATGTACTTGATGAAGTTTTAGCTTCAGGTAAGCAATCTATTCGAACAGATGATCATTTTGAATTCGAACTCGATTACTTGAATGCAAAAAGAGAAGATCAAATTAAAGCTTATGTTTCGATTATCCGTGGATGTGATAAATTTTGTACTTATTGCGTTGTTCCGTATACAAGAGGTTCAGAGGTTTCTCGAGCTCCTGAAAATATTTTAGAAGAGTGTCGTCACCTTGTCAATCAAGGCTATAAAGAAATAACTTTACTTGGACAAAATGTCAATAGCTACGGAAAAGACAAACTTGAATGGAAATGCCTTTTCCATGATTTGCTTTATCAATTAGATAAAATTCCAGGATTAGAAAGAGTCAGATTTATGACAAGCCACCCTGTTGATATTTCGAAAGAGCTCATGGAAGCTATTCGAGATCTTAAAACGCTATGCGAATTTGTTCACTTTCCATTACAAGCTGGTTCTAATCGCGTCCTAAAAAAAATGCATCGCATTTATACCGTTGAACAATATTTAGAAAAAGTTCAAATGCTTAAAGAAATTGTTCCCAATGTTGCACTTGGAACGGATATTATTGTTGGTTTCCCAACCGAAACGGAAGAAGAATTTCAAGAAACTTACCGTTTACTCAAAGAAATTGAATACTCCGTTGCTTTCTTGTTTTCATATAGCCCAAGGAAAGGAACTCCAGCCATGCGATGGCGTGATGATGTCCCTGAAGAAGTCAAGCAAGACCGTTTGCAAAGGCTTTTACAACTCCAAGATACTATTTATATGAAACATAGACAGGCGTTTTTAGGGCAAACAGTAGAAGTTCTTGTAGAAAGACGAAACTTTAAAGATGATCGCCTTGTCAAAGGTCGCACGCGTTGCTGGAAAAACGTTTTGTTTACAGGTGGAGATGAGTTGGTTGGAACAATGCAGCAAGTTAAAATTCATGGCTATAGCCATCAAACTTTGTTAGGTGATTTACAGTAA
- a CDS encoding MlaD family protein, with the protein MAASVKNILIGIFVLLALAIIVFLLLFLHPSVGDNAKTLRVRFTNIDKINVGSRVTFAGKPVGEVVSIEEIPDARIGRINHQGDVYIYQLTLKVDSSVSVYNSDEISIRTSGLLGEKNIEIDPQPLKSGGTLIDVENQILYASPSGSVEETLKQFDQISTQLKVVLEDFHDTFTILKNEKVIEGIAQTIKNIGEITQVVNQPEKLSRMLTNFVNLSERTHQSWKTLDAACQNFYQLSEKANISWLSVENTLKEFNLASVNLQKMTNQTQLLVANMAQGKGTLGKLFVADDLYLRVKSILNKGENIFSDIKQYGILFQHNKRWQRLQAQRMKLLHKLSDSNKFANYFNDEINQISSSLSSISMVLNEAECYPYSLLNTPEFTCRFADLIKRVGEMENALKMYNEQVIDQE; encoded by the coding sequence ATGGCAGCATCGGTAAAAAATATTCTAATAGGAATCTTCGTTCTTCTCGCTCTTGCCATTATTGTCTTCCTACTTCTTTTTCTTCATCCTTCTGTCGGAGATAATGCAAAAACATTACGAGTTCGCTTTACCAATATTGATAAAATCAATGTTGGCTCGCGTGTTACATTTGCCGGTAAACCTGTCGGAGAAGTTGTTTCAATTGAAGAGATACCTGATGCAAGAATCGGTCGAATCAACCATCAAGGTGACGTTTATATCTATCAACTAACTTTGAAAGTGGATTCTAGCGTGAGTGTCTATAATTCAGATGAAATTTCTATTCGCACTTCCGGTTTATTGGGTGAAAAAAATATTGAAATCGATCCTCAGCCCCTTAAATCAGGTGGGACACTCATTGATGTCGAAAACCAAATTCTCTATGCTTCTCCTTCTGGATCTGTTGAAGAAACATTAAAACAATTTGATCAAATTTCCACGCAACTCAAGGTCGTATTGGAAGACTTCCATGACACTTTTACAATTTTGAAAAATGAAAAAGTCATTGAAGGAATTGCTCAAACAATAAAAAATATAGGGGAAATTACTCAGGTTGTAAATCAACCAGAAAAATTAAGCCGTATGCTTACTAACTTTGTTAATTTATCTGAACGAACCCACCAATCGTGGAAGACGTTAGATGCAGCCTGTCAAAATTTTTATCAACTCAGTGAGAAAGCTAATATTTCCTGGTTGTCTGTTGAAAATACTTTAAAAGAATTCAATTTAGCGTCAGTCAATTTGCAAAAAATGACGAATCAAACACAACTTTTAGTTGCAAATATGGCGCAAGGAAAAGGAACATTAGGTAAGCTATTCGTAGCAGATGATTTATATTTACGAGTTAAATCTATTTTAAATAAAGGTGAGAACATTTTTAGCGATATTAAGCAGTATGGAATTCTATTTCAACACAACAAACGGTGGCAACGTCTTCAAGCGCAACGAATGAAATTATTACATAAATTATCTGATTCAAACAAATTTGCTAATTATTTCAATGACGAAATCAATCAAATTTCATCTTCTCTTTCTAGTATTTCTATGGTATTAAACGAAGCAGAGTGTTATCCCTATTCATTATTAAATACCCCGGAATTCACCTGCCGGTTTGCGGACCTTATTAAGCGTGTGGGGGAAATGGAAAACGCATTAAAGATGTATAATGAACAAGTCATCGACCAAGAGTAG